In Salinisphaera sp. T31B1, the following are encoded in one genomic region:
- the cyoC gene encoding cytochrome o ubiquinol oxidase subunit III produces MKTVLAAARADTEVNFGFWVYLMSDVIIFSMLFLVYVDLSQRYAGGPTASEVFELRGVFLETMALLFSSLTFGMAMVSLHQGHKSRVMAWLGATFVLGAFFLGHELSEFIKLVHEGASFTRSGFLSAYFGLVGTHGTHVFFGLIWVVVMVVQIQLHGLTAPIASRLARLSLFWHFLDLVWICVFSTVYLPGVMQ; encoded by the coding sequence TTGAAAACCGTTCTGGCAGCGGCCCGTGCGGATACCGAAGTCAACTTCGGTTTCTGGGTCTATCTCATGAGCGATGTGATCATCTTCTCGATGCTCTTTCTCGTTTATGTGGATCTGTCGCAACGCTACGCGGGCGGGCCCACCGCATCGGAAGTCTTCGAACTCAGAGGCGTCTTTCTGGAGACGATGGCGCTGCTGTTCTCGAGCCTGACGTTCGGCATGGCGATGGTCAGTCTGCATCAGGGGCACAAGAGTCGGGTCATGGCCTGGCTGGGGGCAACGTTCGTGCTGGGCGCGTTCTTCCTGGGCCATGAGCTCAGCGAGTTCATCAAGCTCGTGCACGAAGGGGCCTCCTTCACGCGCAGCGGGTTTCTATCGGCCTATTTCGGCCTGGTGGGCACCCACGGGACGCACGTCTTCTTCGGCCTGATCTGGGTGGTCGTCATGGTCGTCCAGATCCAGCTGCACGGGCTGACCGCGCCGATCGCCTCCCGGCTGGCGCGCCTGAGCCTGTTCTGGCATTTCCTGGATCTCGTCTGGATCTGCGTGTTCTCGACCGTCTATCTTCCCGGAGTGATGCAATGA
- a CDS encoding DUF190 domain-containing protein — protein MKGFEVIFIAPSARRHDGKPVLDAIADMAQRMGIKRMTRRVDAMGKGASGHVHSAHFFEQADQPEELMFVLDGGDADRLIREVEGSGADTLCIRRSIEYWAFGED, from the coding sequence ATGAAAGGTTTCGAGGTCATCTTCATCGCTCCGAGCGCACGCCGCCATGATGGCAAGCCGGTACTCGACGCGATCGCCGACATGGCACAACGCATGGGCATCAAGCGCATGACTCGGCGAGTCGATGCGATGGGTAAAGGGGCCAGCGGCCATGTCCACTCCGCGCACTTCTTCGAACAGGCGGACCAGCCCGAAGAGCTGATGTTCGTCCTCGACGGTGGCGACGCCGACCGGCTGATCCGTGAGGTCGAAGGCAGCGGCGCCGACACGTTGTGCATCCGTCGTTCGATCGAGTACTGGGCCTTCGGCGAGGATTGA
- the arsH gene encoding arsenical resistance protein ArsH — protein MNDLPNLEPQHLTVRADATPSARDHAPRILLLYGSLRERSYSRLLTEEAARLLEAFGAEPRIFDPHGLPLPDETEAEHPKVAELRELSLWSEGQVWCSPERHGSVTGVFKSQIDWLPLSLGGMRPTQGRTLAVMQVCGGSQSFNVVNTLRLLGRWMRMFTIPNQSSVPKAFNEFDEAGRMHPSPYYDRVVDVMEELVKFTRLLRDHTDYLTDRYSERREAPEALSKRVNQKTI, from the coding sequence ATGAACGACCTGCCGAATCTCGAGCCGCAACACCTGACCGTGCGCGCCGACGCCACGCCCAGCGCCCGCGATCACGCCCCGCGTATCCTGCTGCTCTACGGATCGCTGCGCGAACGCTCCTACAGTCGGCTGCTTACTGAAGAGGCCGCGCGGCTGCTTGAGGCGTTCGGGGCCGAGCCACGTATCTTCGACCCGCACGGTCTGCCGCTACCCGACGAGACCGAGGCCGAGCATCCGAAGGTCGCCGAACTGCGCGAGCTGTCGCTCTGGTCGGAAGGCCAGGTCTGGTGCAGCCCCGAGCGCCACGGGAGCGTGACCGGCGTATTCAAGTCGCAGATCGACTGGTTGCCGCTGTCGCTCGGCGGCATGCGCCCGACCCAGGGCCGCACGCTGGCGGTGATGCAGGTCTGCGGCGGCTCGCAGTCGTTCAACGTAGTCAACACGCTGCGCCTGCTCGGGCGCTGGATGCGCATGTTCACCATTCCGAACCAATCGTCGGTGCCCAAGGCGTTCAACGAGTTCGACGAAGCCGGGCGCATGCACCCCTCGCCCTACTACGACCGCGTGGTGGACGTGATGGAAGAACTGGTGAAATTCACCCGCCTACTACGCGACCATACCGATTATCTGACCGATCGCTACTCCGAGCGCCGGGAGGCACCCGAAGCGTTGTCGAAGCGGGTCAACCAGAAGACGATCTGA
- a CDS encoding LysR substrate-binding domain-containing protein has product MTAPRFTLRQLDIFATVVRTGQVRRAAEVLHLSQAAVSQALRELALALDVTLFERHGRALIPTADARQLLELAAPSMAALGAIDTRLSPERADQPIVGRVVLAASSTITRYILPQALARLRREHPGLAVTVVSGNSATAERRVADFEADLGFIEGPSQRDDLDAHAWATDTLQIIAPPDYPTETVAADNLARHAWVAREPGSGTRAVFEHSLALAGLAAPHAALVIDDSGSIVRAVAAGAGLACVSRHAATQASALSRVQFIDLPSLALRRPLWRVERRNSQRSALIARLIAALTAALPSSE; this is encoded by the coding sequence ATGACCGCGCCGCGTTTCACACTTCGCCAACTCGATATCTTCGCGACCGTCGTGCGCACCGGCCAGGTGCGGCGTGCGGCCGAGGTGCTGCATCTGAGCCAGGCGGCGGTCAGCCAGGCGCTGCGCGAGCTGGCCCTGGCGTTGGATGTGACGCTTTTCGAACGGCACGGCCGGGCGCTGATCCCGACCGCAGACGCCCGTCAGCTGCTCGAACTGGCCGCCCCCTCGATGGCCGCACTGGGCGCGATCGATACGCGGCTGTCGCCGGAACGCGCCGACCAGCCGATCGTCGGCCGTGTGGTACTAGCCGCATCGAGCACAATCACCCGCTATATCCTGCCGCAGGCCCTGGCACGTCTTCGTCGCGAGCATCCGGGGCTGGCCGTGACCGTGGTCTCCGGCAACAGTGCGACCGCCGAACGCCGCGTCGCCGATTTCGAGGCCGATCTGGGCTTTATCGAGGGACCGTCACAGCGCGACGACCTGGACGCCCACGCCTGGGCCACCGATACGCTGCAGATCATCGCCCCACCCGATTATCCGACCGAAACCGTAGCCGCGGACAATCTGGCCCGCCATGCCTGGGTCGCCCGAGAGCCCGGTTCGGGCACCCGCGCAGTGTTCGAACACAGCCTCGCACTGGCCGGCCTGGCTGCGCCGCACGCAGCGCTGGTCATCGACGACAGCGGCTCGATCGTGCGCGCCGTTGCTGCCGGAGCGGGCCTGGCCTGCGTGAGCCGGCACGCCGCCACCCAGGCCAGTGCGCTGTCGCGGGTGCAGTTCATCGATCTGCCCAGCCTGGCCCTGAGGCGTCCGCTCTGGCGTGTCGAACGACGCAACAGCCAACGATCAGCCTTGATCGCGCGGCTGATTGCGGCATTGACTGCCGCCCTCCCCAGCTCTGAATAA
- the crcB gene encoding fluoride efflux transporter CrcB — protein sequence MIYSIVAIALGAAVGANIRWALGLGLNTLLPQMPPGTLVANLLGAFLIGVAVAAFSALPELSSFWRLMVVTGFLGALTTFSTFSAEVFTQIQAGRLGWAFAGIAVHVIGSLAMTGLGLGAFALCRRLMGGH from the coding sequence TTGATCTATTCCATCGTCGCGATTGCCCTCGGCGCGGCCGTGGGTGCCAACATCCGCTGGGCACTTGGTCTCGGGCTTAACACGCTGCTGCCACAGATGCCGCCCGGCACGCTGGTGGCCAACCTGCTCGGAGCATTCCTGATCGGCGTGGCAGTCGCTGCGTTCTCGGCGTTGCCGGAGCTGTCGTCGTTCTGGCGCCTGATGGTCGTCACCGGCTTCCTGGGGGCGCTGACCACTTTCTCTACCTTCTCGGCGGAAGTGTTCACCCAGATCCAGGCCGGACGGCTGGGCTGGGCGTTTGCCGGCATCGCCGTACACGTGATCGGTTCGCTTGCGATGACCGGGCTGGGGCTGGGGGCATTCGCCCTGTGCCGACGCCTGATGGGTGGCCACTGA
- a CDS encoding thioredoxin domain-containing protein, with product MSQNNARSSLFGALFMPALILGVLIILAILVISFRSSPSAPSAGNDNTRTLDASLISQFEDTYDALGESVGKPDAPITIREFADYQCPACGSFAPTAKRIREEMVESGKARFVFFDFPLPMHAHAKQAAVAARCAARQGRFWDYHDRLFETQRDWSQRDDPTSMFLDMAVESGVDADRLEQCMTQGGPDEVISQNQEAGKAIGLRATPTIIVGDTLFSGAVSYERIQQAVERQSGGGNG from the coding sequence ATGAGCCAGAACAACGCCCGGTCGAGCCTGTTTGGTGCTCTGTTCATGCCCGCCCTCATCCTGGGTGTGCTGATCATCCTCGCCATTCTGGTCATCAGTTTCCGTTCGTCGCCCTCGGCGCCATCTGCCGGCAACGACAATACGCGCACGCTGGATGCGAGCCTGATCAGCCAGTTCGAGGACACCTACGACGCGCTGGGCGAATCCGTCGGCAAGCCAGACGCGCCGATCACGATTCGCGAATTCGCCGATTATCAGTGCCCGGCCTGCGGATCGTTCGCGCCCACGGCCAAACGGATTCGTGAGGAGATGGTGGAATCCGGCAAGGCACGTTTCGTGTTCTTCGACTTCCCGCTGCCGATGCATGCCCATGCCAAGCAGGCGGCTGTCGCCGCGCGCTGTGCAGCCCGCCAGGGCAGGTTTTGGGATTACCACGACCGGCTGTTCGAAACCCAGCGCGACTGGTCCCAGCGCGACGATCCGACCTCCATGTTTCTCGATATGGCCGTCGAATCGGGCGTCGACGCCGATCGACTGGAACAATGCATGACCCAGGGTGGCCCGGACGAGGTGATCAGCCAGAATCAGGAGGCCGGCAAAGCCATCGGCCTGCGCGCCACGCCGACGATCATCGTCGGCGATACGCTGTTCTCGGGCGCGGTCAGCTATGAGCGTATCCAGCAGGCGGTCGAGCGCCAGAGCGGCGGCGGCAACGGCTGA
- a CDS encoding cbb3-type cytochrome c oxidase subunit I has protein sequence MFGKLTLEAFSHDSLIIVFANVVMIGAGLLVVGLVTYYRQWGYLYREWFTTVDHKKIGVMYIIIALIFLLRGFIDASMVRAQQATAGPGMDGYLHAGHFAELFTGHGTMMIFFMAMPFLVGLMNIAIPLQIGARDVSYPLLNAISLWLTAAAGALVMISLLIGQFSEAGWSGYTPFSGLEASPSSGVDYWIWALQISGISTTLTGINFLVTILKKRAPGMGFMRMPMFTWTALCTNILMVLAFPALTAALALLALDRSVGTHFFTGTMGGDQMMYINMFWVWGHPEVYILVLPAFGVFSEVTATYCNKRLFGYTSMVWATMAIAFLSFTVWVHHFFTMGQDPLRNAAFGIATMIIAIPTGVKIYDWMWTMFRGRIEFKLPMLWLIGFLITFTMGGMSGVLLAIPGADFKMHNSLFLVAHFHNVLIPGTMFGLLAGFYYWFPKSFGFTLDEKWGRRSFWGWLIGFYVAFVPLYMLGIMGMPRRMVTYDNPAWQIWLIIAAIGAIIVAYGIFSMFMQIYVSVRDREKNRDLSGDPWGGRTLEWSIASPPPEYNFAVIPEVRDRDAFMEMKVNDTAYLRPERYEDIHMPRSTPIAIVIAGLAFFFGFAFVWHIWWLAGLCLAGIVGSVIARSFNTDTEFVIPAEEVERTEDAFHRQLEADGAFERVKGLKHYGDERSPHAHLAEPVERGTPA, from the coding sequence ATGTTCGGAAAACTCACGCTCGAAGCCTTTTCCCACGATAGCCTGATCATCGTATTCGCCAACGTGGTGATGATCGGTGCCGGGCTCTTGGTGGTTGGTCTGGTCACCTACTACCGTCAATGGGGTTATCTGTACCGCGAATGGTTCACGACCGTGGATCACAAGAAGATCGGCGTGATGTACATCATCATCGCGCTGATTTTCCTGCTGCGCGGATTCATCGATGCCTCCATGGTCCGTGCGCAGCAGGCCACCGCCGGCCCCGGCATGGACGGCTATCTGCATGCCGGTCATTTCGCCGAGCTGTTCACCGGCCACGGCACCATGATGATCTTCTTCATGGCGATGCCGTTTCTGGTCGGCCTGATGAATATCGCGATCCCGCTGCAGATCGGCGCGCGTGATGTGTCCTATCCGCTGCTGAATGCCATCAGCCTCTGGCTGACCGCCGCGGCCGGCGCGCTGGTCATGATCTCGCTGCTGATCGGTCAGTTCTCCGAGGCGGGCTGGTCCGGTTACACGCCGTTCTCCGGACTTGAGGCCAGTCCGAGCAGCGGGGTGGACTACTGGATCTGGGCGTTACAGATATCCGGTATCAGTACAACGCTGACCGGGATCAATTTCCTTGTCACCATTCTGAAAAAACGCGCGCCGGGCATGGGCTTCATGCGCATGCCCATGTTCACCTGGACGGCGCTGTGCACCAATATCCTGATGGTGCTGGCCTTCCCGGCGCTCACCGCCGCGCTCGCCCTGCTCGCACTCGATCGTTCCGTCGGAACCCATTTCTTCACGGGTACGATGGGCGGCGACCAGATGATGTATATCAACATGTTCTGGGTCTGGGGTCACCCGGAAGTCTATATCCTGGTTCTGCCGGCCTTCGGTGTGTTCTCTGAAGTCACCGCCACCTACTGCAACAAGCGCCTGTTCGGTTATACGTCGATGGTCTGGGCGACCATGGCGATTGCGTTCCTGTCATTCACGGTGTGGGTGCATCACTTCTTCACCATGGGTCAGGATCCGCTGCGCAATGCCGCCTTCGGCATCGCCACGATGATCATCGCCATTCCGACCGGCGTGAAGATCTACGACTGGATGTGGACGATGTTCCGTGGACGCATCGAATTCAAGCTGCCGATGCTATGGCTGATCGGGTTTCTGATCACCTTCACCATGGGCGGAATGAGCGGCGTGCTGCTGGCTATTCCCGGCGCCGACTTCAAGATGCACAACAGCCTCTTCCTGGTCGCGCATTTCCATAACGTGCTGATTCCCGGAACCATGTTCGGGCTGCTTGCCGGTTTCTACTACTGGTTTCCCAAGTCATTCGGCTTCACGCTGGACGAAAAATGGGGCCGGCGTTCGTTCTGGGGCTGGTTGATCGGGTTCTATGTGGCTTTCGTGCCGCTGTACATGCTCGGCATCATGGGCATGCCGCGTCGCATGGTCACCTATGACAACCCGGCCTGGCAGATCTGGCTGATCATCGCCGCCATTGGCGCGATCATCGTTGCCTACGGCATCTTTTCGATGTTCATGCAGATATACGTCAGCGTGCGGGATCGAGAGAAGAATCGAGACCTGTCCGGCGATCCGTGGGGCGGGCGTACGCTCGAATGGTCGATCGCCTCGCCGCCGCCGGAATACAACTTCGCCGTGATTCCGGAAGTCCGCGATCGCGATGCCTTCATGGAAATGAAGGTCAACGATACCGCCTACCTGCGTCCGGAACGCTACGAGGACATCCACATGCCTCGCTCCACGCCGATCGCGATCGTCATCGCCGGCCTGGCGTTCTTCTTCGGATTTGCCTTTGTCTGGCATATCTGGTGGCTGGCCGGGCTGTGCCTGGCGGGCATCGTGGGGTCGGTGATCGCGCGAAGCTTCAACACCGACACCGAGTTCGTGATTCCGGCCGAGGAGGTCGAGCGCACCGAGGATGCGTTCCATCGCCAGCTGGAAGCCGACGGCGCGTTCGAACGGGTCAAGGGCCTCAAGCACTATGGCGACGAGCGCTCGCCGCATGCGCATCTGGCCGAGCCGGTCGAGCGAGGTACGCCGGCATGA
- a CDS encoding YeiH family protein: MSAEQATTTPQFKDSPGVLARVPGILPGLLLCIALAGVSYAIASWPALNEVVPLSALTVGILVGVLLRLCVPLPARVEPGIRWTLHYLLRAGIILLGFRIVLQDMLSVGFGGLALVVVAVTTTILLAVVLGRALKLPDTLSLLVGCGTGICGASAVVAVDGVIKGREQDVACAIAMVTVFGTISMFAYPAIAHAIGLSEAVYATWAGSSIHEVAQAVAAGFAFDQNAGLDASLFKLSRVAMLAPVCAVLAVWWRRRARQDGDGDAAGRSSAPFPLFVLLFVVMVGVNSFVPMHETTRTTLTTIDSALLAAAMVAMGLQTRLVSVARLGWRPLFLGAAITLWISALALSGGLLLHG; this comes from the coding sequence ATGAGTGCTGAACAGGCGACCACCACCCCCCAATTCAAAGATTCGCCCGGGGTGTTGGCACGTGTGCCGGGCATTCTGCCTGGTCTGCTTTTGTGTATCGCGCTCGCGGGCGTGTCATACGCGATCGCCTCCTGGCCGGCGCTCAACGAAGTCGTGCCGTTGTCGGCGTTGACCGTGGGCATTCTCGTGGGCGTGCTGCTACGCCTTTGCGTGCCGTTGCCGGCCCGGGTCGAGCCGGGCATTCGCTGGACCCTTCACTATCTGCTGCGAGCCGGCATCATTCTGCTAGGTTTCCGGATCGTGTTGCAGGACATGCTGTCGGTCGGGTTCGGCGGACTCGCGCTGGTGGTGGTGGCCGTGACGACCACGATCCTGCTCGCCGTGGTTCTCGGTCGTGCGCTCAAGCTGCCGGATACGCTGAGCCTGCTGGTCGGCTGTGGCACGGGGATCTGCGGTGCCTCGGCGGTGGTCGCGGTCGACGGCGTCATCAAGGGGCGCGAGCAGGATGTCGCCTGTGCGATCGCCATGGTGACGGTCTTCGGCACCATTTCGATGTTCGCCTACCCGGCCATCGCCCACGCGATCGGCCTGTCGGAAGCGGTGTATGCGACCTGGGCGGGCAGTTCCATCCACGAGGTCGCGCAGGCGGTGGCTGCCGGTTTTGCCTTCGATCAGAACGCGGGCCTCGATGCCAGCCTGTTCAAGCTCTCGCGCGTGGCCATGCTGGCGCCGGTATGCGCGGTACTGGCGGTGTGGTGGCGGCGGCGCGCGCGCCAGGATGGCGACGGCGACGCGGCCGGGCGTTCGAGCGCGCCGTTTCCTCTTTTCGTGCTGTTGTTCGTGGTCATGGTCGGCGTGAATTCATTCGTGCCCATGCACGAAACCACGCGCACGACCCTGACCACGATCGATTCGGCCCTGCTGGCCGCCGCAATGGTAGCCATGGGTCTGCAGACCCGGCTGGTGTCGGTCGCTCGGCTGGGCTGGCGCCCGCTTTTCCTGGGCGCGGCGATCACGCTCTGGATCAGCGCGCTCGCCTTGAGCGGCGGTCTACTGCTTCACGGCTAG
- a CDS encoding arsenic transporter: MTVIAILIFVATLTLVIAQPRGLGIGWSAAAGAIVALATGVVGVGDVATVWGIVWNATFTFVAIILISLTLDEAGFFEWAALHVARYGGGRGPRLLVLVMLLGALVSAVFANDGAALILTPIVFEMLLALGFSAGATLAFVMAAGFIADTASLPLVISNLVNIVSADFFDLGFGRYAAVMTPVYIVSVLASIGMVYAYFRRDIPARFDPSDLREPQSAIRDPAVFAAGWWVLGLLLVGLFVAEPLGVPVSAVAAIGAAVLLAVAARGHVVDNVKVIRGAPWDIVVFSLGMYLVVYGLQNVGLTTQLAALLDLLSNQSLWVATIGTGFIAAFLSSIMNNMPTVLVVALSIDASQVSDLTQQAMIYANVVGSDLGPKITPIGSLATLLWLHVLARKGLTIGWGQYFRIGLVLTVPVLLVTLTALAGWLVVLGR, from the coding sequence ATGACCGTCATCGCCATTCTGATCTTCGTCGCCACGCTGACGCTGGTGATCGCCCAGCCGCGCGGGCTGGGCATCGGCTGGAGTGCCGCGGCCGGTGCGATCGTCGCACTCGCCACCGGCGTGGTGGGCGTCGGCGATGTCGCCACGGTCTGGGGCATCGTCTGGAATGCGACTTTCACCTTCGTGGCGATCATCCTGATCAGCCTGACGCTCGATGAAGCCGGGTTCTTCGAATGGGCGGCTCTGCATGTCGCCCGCTACGGCGGCGGGCGCGGCCCGCGCCTGCTGGTGCTGGTCATGCTGCTGGGCGCGCTGGTCTCGGCGGTATTCGCCAACGACGGGGCGGCGCTCATCCTCACGCCGATCGTGTTCGAAATGCTGCTCGCGCTCGGGTTTTCGGCCGGGGCCACGCTGGCGTTCGTGATGGCCGCCGGCTTCATCGCCGATACCGCCAGCCTGCCGCTGGTGATCTCGAACCTGGTCAATATCGTCTCGGCGGATTTCTTCGATCTGGGCTTCGGCCGCTATGCCGCGGTAATGACGCCGGTCTATATCGTCTCGGTGCTCGCCTCGATCGGCATGGTCTATGCCTATTTCCGGCGCGATATCCCGGCGCGATTCGACCCGAGCGACCTACGCGAGCCGCAGTCCGCGATCCGCGACCCGGCCGTGTTCGCCGCCGGCTGGTGGGTACTGGGCCTGCTGCTGGTCGGCCTGTTCGTCGCCGAGCCGCTGGGCGTGCCGGTGAGCGCGGTCGCGGCCATCGGCGCGGCCGTGCTGCTGGCGGTCGCCGCCCGCGGGCATGTGGTCGACAACGTCAAGGTCATCCGCGGCGCGCCCTGGGATATCGTGGTCTTCTCGCTGGGCATGTATCTGGTGGTCTACGGCCTGCAGAACGTGGGCCTGACCACCCAGCTCGCTGCCCTGCTGGACCTGCTGTCCAACCAGTCGCTATGGGTGGCGACCATCGGCACCGGCTTTATCGCCGCGTTCCTTTCGTCGATCATGAACAACATGCCCACGGTGCTGGTGGTGGCCCTGTCGATCGATGCCAGCCAGGTCTCCGATCTCACCCAGCAGGCGATGATCTATGCCAACGTGGTCGGCTCGGATCTCGGGCCCAAGATCACGCCGATCGGCAGTCTCGCCACCCTGCTCTGGCTGCACGTGCTCGCCCGCAAGGGCCTGACCATCGGCTGGGGCCAGTATTTCAGGATCGGCCTCGTGCTGACGGTGCCCGTGCTGCTCGTCACCCTGACCGCGCTGGCCGGCTGGCTGGTGGTGCTGGGCCGGTGA
- the cyoA gene encoding ubiquinol oxidase subunit II, with amino-acid sequence MRRWLLLCSSLSMVLLLSGCGVDDWIQVFRLDTLVTFFTAGPVAAYERNVMLFTFTVMLFVLVPVVGFTLWFAWHYRSGNRHNTYTPNWHHSGLLEGFLWGGPVVIIVVLAVMTWVTTFDLDPYKPLESEHPTVRVQAIAMDWKWLFIYPDYNVAAVNELAMPVDAPLQIDLTSATVMNAFMIPRLGSQIMAMSGMRTRLHLMADKKGTFFGKNYQYSGDGFAGMNFEAHSMSQQDFDQWVAKARAASRPLDLAAYRQLVEPSKKVEPILYSSIRDGLFDYVIQRFQTGDGKVPPPDRLTDR; translated from the coding sequence GTGCGCCGATGGCTGCTGTTGTGTTCGAGCCTGTCGATGGTGCTGCTGCTCAGCGGCTGCGGTGTCGACGACTGGATTCAGGTGTTCCGGCTGGACACGCTGGTGACGTTTTTCACGGCCGGCCCGGTGGCCGCCTATGAACGCAACGTCATGCTGTTCACCTTCACCGTCATGCTGTTCGTGCTTGTGCCGGTGGTCGGTTTCACGTTGTGGTTCGCCTGGCACTATCGCTCGGGCAACAGGCACAACACCTATACGCCCAACTGGCACCATTCCGGGCTTCTGGAGGGCTTTCTCTGGGGTGGCCCGGTCGTGATCATCGTGGTCCTTGCGGTGATGACCTGGGTGACCACCTTCGATCTGGACCCTTACAAGCCGCTCGAGTCGGAGCACCCGACCGTCCGGGTTCAGGCGATCGCGATGGACTGGAAATGGCTGTTCATCTATCCCGACTACAACGTCGCGGCCGTCAACGAACTGGCCATGCCCGTGGATGCACCGCTGCAGATCGACCTGACCTCGGCAACCGTCATGAACGCGTTCATGATTCCGCGGTTGGGCAGCCAGATTATGGCCATGTCGGGCATGCGTACCCGCCTGCATCTGATGGCCGACAAGAAGGGCACCTTCTTCGGCAAGAACTACCAGTACAGCGGTGACGGATTCGCCGGCATGAACTTCGAGGCTCATTCGATGAGCCAGCAGGACTTCGATCAGTGGGTCGCCAAGGCGCGGGCTGCATCCCGTCCGCTCGATCTGGCGGCCTATCGCCAACTGGTCGAACCCAGCAAGAAAGTCGAACCGATCCTCTATTCCTCGATCCGGGACGGCCTGTTCGACTACGTCATTCAGCGGTTTCAGACCGGCGATGGCAAGGTGCCGCCGCCGGATCGACTGACCGATCGCTGA
- a CDS encoding arsenate reductase ArsC, with product MNILYLCTGNSCRSQMAEGWTRHLGGDAIAVRSAGLEAHGLNPNAVATMAAAGVDISGQQSAILADADLDWADRVITVCGHADAHCPLLPGGTNKQHWPIDDPAGATGSDAEIAAIFADTRDRIREHVRALLAEQGATSR from the coding sequence ATGAATATTCTCTACCTGTGCACCGGCAACAGCTGCCGCTCGCAAATGGCCGAAGGCTGGACCCGGCATCTGGGCGGGGACGCGATCGCCGTGCGCTCGGCGGGCCTGGAGGCCCACGGGCTGAACCCGAACGCGGTCGCGACCATGGCTGCGGCCGGCGTAGATATCTCTGGCCAGCAGTCGGCGATCCTGGCCGACGCCGATCTCGACTGGGCCGATCGGGTGATCACGGTCTGTGGCCACGCCGACGCGCACTGCCCGCTACTGCCGGGCGGCACGAACAAGCAGCACTGGCCGATCGACGATCCGGCCGGGGCGACTGGCAGCGACGCCGAAATCGCCGCCATATTCGCCGATACGCGCGATCGTATTCGCGAGCACGTTCGCGCCCTGCTCGCCGAGCAAGGGGCTACGTCCCGCTAG
- the cyoD gene encoding cytochrome o ubiquinol oxidase subunit IV — MSHSTDATPGHAPTARGYLIGFVLALVLTLIPFGVVAFGLLSQGMALIVIAIAAILQLAVHLRFFLHLDMSTEQRWNTISILFSLLIMVVMVGGTMWLFYSLYVRHMMVGH; from the coding sequence ATGAGCCATTCGACCGACGCTACCCCCGGGCACGCGCCGACCGCTCGCGGCTATCTCATCGGGTTCGTGCTGGCGCTGGTTCTGACCCTCATTCCTTTCGGCGTGGTGGCCTTCGGCCTGTTGTCGCAGGGGATGGCGCTGATCGTGATTGCAATCGCAGCGATTCTTCAGCTGGCCGTGCACCTGCGATTCTTCCTGCACCTGGACATGTCGACCGAGCAGCGTTGGAACACGATTTCCATTCTGTTCTCGCTGCTGATCATGGTGGTGATGGTCGGCGGCACGATGTGGCTGTTCTACAGCCTGTACGTGCGCCACATGATGGTTGGCCACTAG